The region TGTCGACGCTCGCCCCGGCCACCACCGCGAGCGCCTCGCCGCGCCACCGCCGCGGCCGACTCATCGCCCACGACGGCTTCCGCCGCGGTCTCGGCCAGTGGGTCACCGAACTGCAGGACGGCGGCACGGTCACCGCCTCGCACGGCGTCCTGGAGATCGACGTACCGAGCGGTGCGACGGTCTGGTTCAAGCAGCGGCTCGAAGGGCCCTACGTCATCGAGTACACCGCCACACCGGTCTCCGAGGGCGGCCTCAACGACCGGGTCTCCGACCTCAACAACTTCTGGAACGCCATCGACGTCCGCTCCCCGGACGACCTCTTCGCCACACCCCGGGGCGGCGCCCTGGCCGAATACGACTACCTGAAGACGTACTACGTCGGATACGGCGCCAACACCAACACGACCACGCGGCTGCGCCGGTACGTGGGGGAGCCGGGCGTCCGCCCGCTCGTCTACGACTACACGGAGCCGCTGCTCACGGCCAACGAGCCGAACCGTGTCCGGATCGTCTCGGACGGTTCCACGGTCCGCTGGTGGAACAACGGACGGCTCGTTTTCGACTACGGCGACCCGGAGCCGTACGCGAGCGGGCACTTCGCGTTCCGGACCACATGGAGCCACTTCCGGATCGAGGGCTTCCGGGTGTGGCGGCTGTTCAACCACTCCTGACAGGGCCTTATTCCGGGTTCGGTCACACTTTACGAGTGGCTTATCTCACCACCCGTCAACCCCTTCCTACGGTCGCGTAGCTCACATCGAAAGGTGAATCATGGGCCGATGTGGCAGACGATTCGAAGAGTGACAACAGATCAGTGATCGGGTCGTACGTGGCGGTGGGGGACAGCTTCACCGAAGGCGTCGGCGACCCCGGCCCCGACGGGGCCTTCGTCGGGTGGGCCGACCGGTTCGCCGTGCTCCTCGCCGACCGGCGGCCCGAGGGCGACTTCACCTACACCAACCTCGCCGTACGCGGAAAGCTGCTCGACCAGATCGTCGAGGACCAGCTCCGGGGCGCCAAGGAACTCGCCCCCGACCTGGTCTCCTTCTGCGCGGGCGGCAACGACATCATCCGGCCAGGCACCGACCCCGACGAGGTCGCCGAGCGCTTCGAGCGCGCGGTCGCCGACCTCACCTCCGCCGTCGGCACCGTCTTGGTGACGACCGGCTTCGACACCCGTACCGTCCCCGTGCTGAAGCATCTGCGCGGCAAGATCGCCACGTACAACGGGCACGTGCGGGCCATCGCGGACCGGTACGGCTGTCCGGTCCTCGACCTGTGGTCCCTGAAGACGATCCAGGACCGACGCGCCTGGGACGGCGACCGTTTGCACCTCTCGCCCGAGGGCCACACCCGGGTCGCGCTGCGCGCCGGCCAGGTCCTCGGTCTCGAAGTGCCCGCGGACCCCGACCAGCCCTGGCCTCCGCTGCCGCCCCGCGGCACGCTCGAGGTCCGGCGCGACAACATCCACTGGGCACGCGAGTACCTCGTCCCGTGGATCGGGCGCCGACTGCGCGGGGAGTCCTCCGGCGACCACGTGGCCGCCAAGGGCAGCCTCTCGCCGGACGACATCAAGATGCGGATCGAGTCGGTGGCCTGAACGACGGGTCTCCGACGTGCCGGTGGCTTGGAGGCAGTGGGCGCGGGGGCCGGAGGCGTGATGCGCGGGGCCGTCGTCGGTGTCGGCTTCACCGTGCGTGGGCAGGGAGTCGGTGTCCGTCGTGTCATCGGCGCATCAACGCATTGCCGGCAGCCGGGTGGCGGGACGTGCCGTCCGTCACGGACCCGCATCGGTGGCGTGCCCGCCAGGCGGGCTCGGGCCGAACTTGCCCCCGCGCCTGCGGCCCTCGTGGCGCGGCGGTGTCGTCGCGCGTCGACATGGCGCGGCGGCTGTCGCCGGGTCGGGTCGGCCGTGCCCCGTACACGCCTCCCCGGTGGCTCGGCGGTGGGCGGAGCCGACTCTGGTGGCAGTGATCCGGCGGCCGACGAGGTGAACGGCCCGGGGTGGGCCGGCAGCAGCCGAACCGACCCGCTCGGTGGGCGGTGGAGCGGCGACGGCCGAGCCGAACCGTCCGGGCGCGCGCCCCGGCGTGCGCCTCAGCGCACCGCCGCCGTCAACGCCTCCCGCGCGAGCCCCAGTTCCCGGGCGAGCGCCTCGTCCACCCACTCCTGGGCCCGCGCCCGCGACACCGCTCCCGTGTAGGCGGTCATCTGCACGGCGAGCCCGTCGAGCAGCGCCGTCAGCCGCAGGGCGGCACCCGTGGGATCCGGGCACTCGAACTCGCCAGCCGCCACTCCCTCCGCGATCACCTCGGTGATCGCGGCCTTCCACTGCTTGTCGAGATCACGCGTGACCTCCTGAAGCGCGGGCTCGCGCAGGGCGGCCGCCCAGCCCTCGATCCACAGCCGCCAGCCCTTGGCCTGACCGGTCGGCGCGTACCAGCGCACGGCGGCGCGCAGCCTGCGCAGCGCCGACGTCCGACGGCCGAGCAGCTTGCGCAGATGGGCGAGGTCGTCCTCGGCCGCGTAGGTGAACGCGGCGGCGACCAGCTTCTCCTTGGTGGAGAAGTGGTACAGCACCAACGCGTTGCTCACCCCGAGCACCGAGGCCACGTCGGCGATCCGCACCGCCGCCACGCCCCGCGCCTCGATCTGCTCGATGGCGGCGCGCAGCAACTCCTCGCGCCGTTCCGCCACGCTCAACCGCACCCTCGCCACGCGGTAACCCTAATGCTCGACAGGGTCAGTCGACGAACTGGTAGTCAAACCGGATGCGGCCGTCCTCGTCGAGGACCAGGAACTCCCGGCCACCGCCCGTGGCCCGTCCCTCCCCGGTGTGGAAGGACTCCCAGCGGAACGTGATGACGTCCCGCAGCTGTTGGGCCGGTTCCTGGATCCGGAAGACGTAGGTCCCCGGAGCGACGAATTCGTCGTGGGCGCGGGTCACGCGCGTGTGCAGCTCGTCGTGGCCACGGGCCTCCAGGGCGGCGGTGGTGAAGCCGAGGCCCACCGCGGTGTCCCGCATCTGCTGGGGCGGCCGGAGGACGTGCAGACCGTCCTGAGCCCAGAGTTCGTCCACGGTCTTGCGGCGGATCTCGGGATCGGGCTCGTTCCAGACGCCGATGTAGCGCTCGATCAGGTCCTGCGGGTCGATGGTGGGCATGGATGCTCCCGGTACGAGTCGGACTTCGTGTGGGGAGGGGCGGTCACTCGCGCTCGCGCGCCCTCGCTGCACCGACTCTGCTGTCACCGGCCCCGCGCCTCAATTCCCCAGGAGGAATGACGCGGGGGCCGCGAGACGGGTGCCCGTCAGCGGTACCACCCGAACCGCTCCGCGATCACCGGCAGCCGGTCGGCGACGATGGCGTGCGCCGCGGCCCGTGGTGTCGTCCCGTCGGCCTCCGCGCGGGCCAGCATCCGGTCGATCAGGTCGCGCATGGAACGCCGGGTGTATGCGAACGCCTCGTCCGCGTCCGCGCCGATGTCGCCGAAGAGCGTCCACCACCACCAGGCGTTCGTACCGGAGTTGACCACGACGTCCGGCAGCACGACGACCCCGCGCGCGGCGAGCAGTTCCTCCGCCTCGGGCAGTACGGGCATGTTGGCCGCCTCGACGATCCAGCGGGCGCCGATCTGCCGCTGGTTCTCGGTGTCGATGGCGTACGAGACCGCCGCGGGAACCAGCACCTCCGCGTCCATGGACAGCCAGGCGTCGCCCGGGAGTTCCTGGTCGGCCGGGCGCAGCGCGCCGCGGTCGACCGTCCCGTAGGCGTCCCGCGCCGCGAGCAGCGCGTCGATGTCCAGCCCGTCCGGGTTCGCGATCGTGCCCTTGACGTCCGCGACGGCGACGATGGCCAGGCCCGCGCGGGAGAGGAAGCGGGCCGTGGCTCCGCCCATGGTGCCCAGGCCCTGCACGGCCACGCGCGTCCCCGCGTGTGCCACCCCGGCCCGGTCCAGGGCCGCGAGCACCGACTCGGCGACACCGCAGCCGCCGACCAGTTCGTCGAGCCCGATCCCGTCCACGTCGACCGCGAAGGCGTCCGCGAGCCGCCGACGGGCCGTCGTCTCGTCGTCGAGCAGCGGGTACACGGCCTGGATGGACGAGACGAGCCCCGCCTCCTCGGCGGCCCGGTCGACCAGGTCCTGGGTGAGCCCGAGGTCCTCACCCGTGGTCCAGAAGCTCTCGATGTAGGGGCGCATGGCGCGCAGGTAACGCACCAGCAGGCCGTACGCCGCCGGGTCCTGGGGATCGCAGTCGATGCCGCCCTTGGCGCCGCCCAGCGGGATGTAGCGGCCCTCGGGGTTGTAGTGCAGGGCCTCCTTCATCGTCATCCCGCGGGCGAGCCCGGCGACCTCGTCCAGGGTGCAGCCCGCGCGCATCCGCAGGCCGCCGCTGGAGACGCCCCGGACGAGCCGGTCGACCACGAGATAGCCCGGTCTGCCCGTGACGTGGTCGGTCCAGGTGAGCGTGATCAGGGGCGCGGTCGAAGGCGGGGTGGGCGGCGCGGCCGACGGTGCGGTCGGGGGCGTGGTCGTGGGCGTGGTCATCGGGTCTCCTCGGGGACGGCGATCAGGGTGGGACCAGGCGTGCGCAGCGCCTCGGTGAGAGCGAGGGCCAGCTCGTCGGGGTGGCACACGCGTGTGCCCTGTCCTCCGTAGGCGCGGGCCAGGGCGGGCAGATCGACCGGCGCGAGGTCCACCGCGGTCGGGCGGTCGCCACGGGCGGCCATCTCGTCGCGGATCTCTCCGTAGCCGCCGTTGTCGAACACCACGACGGGCAGCGGGAGTCGCAGCTGCGCGGCGGTCGCCAGCTCCTGCACCGTGAACTGGAGGCCGCCGTCCCCGCTCAGCGCCACCACCTGGCGCTCCGGGCACGCCACCTTGGCGCCGAGCGCCGCGGGCAGCGCGTAGCCGAGCGTGCCGAAGCCGGTCGGGTGGAGATAGCGTCCCGCCGGGCCCAGCGGGAGGTGCGGGAGCGCGCCGTAGTAGCAGCACTGGGCGCTGTCCGAGGTGATGACCGCGTCGTCGGCCAGGACGGCGCGGATCGCCCGCAGGTACGGGATCCAGCGCGCGTCGCGCGCGGCACTCCCGGCGTACCGCGCGTCCCGCACCGCGGCGACCTCGTCGACGCCGCCTCGTGGGCCGGGGATGTCGTGCCGCACGCGCGCGTGGAGGCCCATTTCCGACAACAGTCCCTCCAGGGAGGCCCGTGCGTCGCCGACGAGCGCGATGTCCGTGGGCAGCCCGGAGTGCATCTGGTCCGGGTCGAGGTCGGCCCGGACGAGCGTGCCCCCGAGGGCGGGCGGCGGCGACCAGAAATCGGACTCGGCCAGCTCCGTGCCCACGGCGAGGACGACATCGCGACCCACCAGCCACTTCTGCACCGACTCAGTGTGCAGCGAGACGCCGAGCGAGAGCGGATGCCGCTCGGGTACGACGCCCTTGCCGTTGGCGGTCGTCACGACGGGCGCGCCGCACGCCTCCGCGAGAGTGAGACAGGCGGTCGCGGCGCCGCGCGCGCCACCGCCGAGCACCAGTGCGGGCCGCCGCGCCTCCCGCAGGGCGCGCGCGGCCCGTCGTACGGCCTCGGCGTCCGGCAGGGTCGGCGCGGTGGCCGGGGCGAGCCGCACCGGCCCGGCGGTCTCGGCCGCCGTCAGCACGTCCAGCGGCACCTCGAGGTGCACCGGCCGGGGTCGCCGCGTACGGAAGAGGGTGAACGCGCGCGCCACGGCGGCGCCGATCTCGGCCACCGAGGAGACCCGGTGGCTGAACGCGGCGACGCCCCGCAGCGCCTCGGTCTGGCTGCGCATCTCGTGCAGCAGCCCGGTCGACAGCCGGGGGTGGCGCAGCGGCATACCCGGGGAGACGACCAGCAGGGGCACGCTGTCCGAGTAGGCCTGCCCGACGGCGGCCGTGACGTTGAGGAGCGCGGGACCGGTGGTCGTGATCACGACACCGGGGCGGCCCGTCACGCGCGCGTACCCGTCGGCGGCGTAGCCGGCGCCCTGTTCGTGGCGCGGGGTCGCGTGCCGGACGCCGTACGCCGCCAGGTGCCGGTAGATCTCCAGGTTGTGCGTGCCGGGGATGCCGAACGCCTGTGTCACGTCATGCGCGGCGAGCGCCCGGACGAGCGCCTCGCCACCGGTGAGCACGCCGGTGCGCGAGTCGGTGCGCAGGTCAGTGCGCGGGTCGGCCTCCATGGTGCCTCCAGGTGCGGAACGAGCGGCGCGACCGAAGACCCACCGGCAATCTTTACTGAATCGCCATTCAGTATCGGGAGCGGCCCCGAAGTCTGTCAATTTACTGAACGGATCATCAGTAGGGGGTCTGAGGCGCACCCCCCGTCCCGCCCGCAGCCCTCCGGGGTCCCGGGTGTCCGTCGACTCGCCGGAGCGCCAGGAGCACCCGCGGAAGAAGAGCGTGCGCCGCGAGGTTAGGGAAATGCGGGTCATGGGGGCCACCTGATGTGATCTTGGGCCCCAGGTGTGTCACCCCCAGGTGTGTCGCACCAGGGCCCGGATCTCGCGGTGTGTACCGGGGACATCGCGCTGTGACACCGTCGACCCGGCGCTGTCAGAGGGGCCGACCATAATGGGAGGCCTGACCGACTCCACTTGGAGGTACCGTGACCGGTTTCCGTACGTTGAGCTCCGGGCTCCGCGCGTTGCAGCCCGCCGCCTTCGGCGCGGACCCCGGCGGTGAGCGCATGGAGCGCATCCGCAGATCGCCGAATTTCGCGGACGGTGTCTTCCAGAACCCGGTGAGTGCCCGGACCCGCCCCGACGGCTCCATGCTCGAGTTCGCGAAGATCTTCTTCCGCAAGGAGGAGCGCGCCCACCGCGCCCCGGCGGGCACGGTGCCGGTGTACCCCACGACGCTCGCCGACCTCGCCAAGCCCGCGGCGAGCCGGTTGCGGATCACCTGGATGGGGCACTCCAGTGTGCTCGCCGAGATAGACGGGCACCGGGTGCTGTTCGACCCCGTATGGGGCGAGCGCTGTTCCCCCTTCAACTTCGTCGGGCCCAAGCGGCTGCACCCGGTGCCCCTGCCGCTGGCCGCGCTCGGCCCCGTCGACGTCGTCGTCATCTCGCACGACCACTACGACCATCTCGACCTGCCCTCCATCAAGGCCCTGGCCGACACGGACACGGTCTTCGCGGTGCCGCTCGGCGTCGGCGCCCACCTGGAGCACTGGGGCGTCTCGCCCGACCGCGTGCGCGAGCTGGACTGGAACGAGAGCACCAAGGTCGGCGGCATCTCCCTGACCGCGACACCCGCCCGGCACTTCTGCGGCCGCGGCCTGCGCAACACCCAGCACACGCTCTGGGCCTCCTGGGTGGTGACGGGTGACGAGCACCGGATCTACCACAGCGGGGACACCGGCTACTTCGAGGGCTTCAAGGACATCGGCGCCGAGCACGGCCCCTTCGACATCACGATGATCCAGATCGGGGCGTACAGCGAGTTCTGGCCCGACATCCACATGACGCCCGAGGAGGGTATGCGCACCCACCTGGACCTCCAGGGCGGGCAGCCCACCGGCGTGATGCTGCCCATCCACTGGGCCACGTTCAACCTGGCGACCCACCCGTGGGTGGAGCCGGGCGAGGGCACGATGGCAGCCGCGCACGCGGTGGGCGCCCGTGTCGCACTGCCCCGCCCCGGCCAGCCCTTCGAGCCCACCGCCGGGACCGTCCCGGCCGAGCCCTGGTGGCGCGGTGTGGCCGTGCCGCCGAGGGGTGGCTGGCCCGCCGTCGAGAAGTCCGGAGTGGATGCCTCCGCTTCCAATACTCCGAGTGATGTCATGGGTGAAGCTTCCGAAGGCACCGGAGAGCCGGAGACGGTGCCCGCGAGCTGAATTTCCTGAATGTCCGAACAAACGGCGAGGGTCGGGGAGCGAGCTGCTCCCCGACCCTCGCCGTTTGTTCGCGACCGGTTCTGACCAGCTCTGATCGGATCGATGACGCAAGGGAACGTGCGTCCGAAGGGGATATCGGTCTGCCGTGCGAGGCCTCATACCAGAGCGGGACGCCTTCCGGGGGAGTTTGTCAACTGCCCACCGCACATGATGGGTTGGCGACTACTGTCAGTTGCCGCCGGGCGACGCGGGGCCGATTTTTTCGGCTCTCTCGACCGGCATCGCGATGGCGCACGCCCGAGTCGCGCAGACCCGCGGGAGCCCCCGTGGCCCCCGACGCACCAGTACGAGGACGCAGATGTCTCACCTCCGCGCACCGGCCGCACGCGCAGACCGCCGTGAGGGCGGGCGGCACGGGCGGCCGGTCGCCCGCACGGTCCACCCGCAGCCCGAGGCCCGCCTACGGCCCCAGTTGCTGCGGCTGGCGGTCCTGCCGCCGATCGCGGTGGCGCTCAGCGGCGTTGCGGCCGTGCTGTTCACCGTCCGCTCCACCGGCGCACGCCCCGGCGTCGTCCTGTGGGCGGTGCTCGCCGGCGCCGGGTGCGTGGCCCTCGCGGGCATCCTGATCGCCGCCGTCGGCGCCGACCGGGCCGCCACGTCCGTGCGGGAACGCATCGGCACCCTGCGCCGCGGCAGCGCCCGTACCGAGGCCGACCTGCGCGCCGTCGTCGAGGGCCTGCGCCGGGGCGAGAGCCCTCCCACGCCCAAGCCGCGCCAACGGCCCAAGCCGGACGCCGACGAGTTCGAGCTGCTCGCCGCCGACCTCTCCCGCGCGCACGACGGCGCCGTCACCGCCGTCGTGCAGGCGGCCCAACTCTCCAGCCAGGCGGGCAGCGAGCAGAAGGTCGAGGTCTTCGTCAATCTCGCGCGGCGGCTTCAGTCCCTCGTGCACCGCGAGATCTCGATCCTCGACGAGCTGGAGAACGAGATCGAGGACCCGGACCTGCTCAAGGGCCTCTTCCACGTCGACCACCTCGCCACCCGCATCCGCCGGCACGCCGAGAACCTCGCCGTGCTCGGCGGCGCCGTCTCACGCCGCCAGTGGAGCAACCCCGTCTCCATGACCGAGGTGCTGCGGTCCGCGATCGCCGAGGTCGAGCAGTACTCGCGGGTCAAGCTGGTGCCCCCGATCGACGGCACCCTGCGCGGGCACGCCGTCGCCGACGTCATCCACCTGCTGGCCGAACTCGTCGAGAACGCCACGGTGTTCTCCGCCCCGCACACCCAAGTCCTGCTGCGCGCGGGCCTCGTCACCTCCGGCCTCGCGGTCGAGGTCGAGGACCGGGGCCTGGGCATGCCCCTGGGCGAACAGAACAAGATGAACGCGCTGCTCACCGACCCCGATCAGGTGAATGTCGCCAGCCTCCTCCAGGACGGCCGGATCGGTCTGTTCGTGGTGTCCCAGCTCGCCCGGCGGCACGGCATCCACGTACGGCTCCAGACCAACATCTACGGCGGTGTCCAGGCCGTACTCGTCGTACCGCAGGCGCTGTTGGGCGCGGCGCCGGGCGCCCTCGGCGACGTATCGCAAGCGCAGTCCCAGCAGACACAGCAGCCCAAGGCCCGCGGCCCGCGTCCGCCCGCCGGACCACAGGCAGGGCCGACCGCGCCCGTGTCGTCCGCCGGCGCGACGGTGGCCTCCGTGCCACGGCAGGCGCAGCGGGACCAGATGCCGCCCGCCGCGCTCGGTACGGGCGGCAGCGGCCCGGCACCGCTCCCCGTGCGCGGCGCCCGAGCGGAGCGGCCCAATCCGGCCGAGGCGCTGCCCGGCATCCGCCCCGACGACCGGCCCGCGGTCGCGGAGAACGCGGCCATGCCGCCCACTCCCCGCAAGGGCGCGGTGCGCGGCACCATGGGCAAGCCCCAACTGCCCAAACGACGCGCCCAGGAGCACATCGCACCCCAACTGCGCGACGGGCCCGTGCCCCGCCAGGATCCGGAGCAGGTCGTCGGCCACGACCCCGGCCTGATGGCGGCGTTCCAGCGGGGGATCGGGCTCGCGGAGGCCCAGCACGCCGAGAAACGGCGCACGGAGGCACCGCACATCGAGGCACCGCCCATGGACCGGCCGCACCCCGATCTGCCGCACTCCGACCTGCTGTACGGGGACCCGCCGCACCCGGATCTGCGGCACCTGGACCCGTTGCCGCCGCTGGATGTGATCCGCGTCGACCAGACGTCCACGGGCGCGCCCCGCATAGCCGACGCCCACACGGCGCACGCGCCCGCCCCGCGCGAGGCGCACGGGACCCCCGACAACGCACCCGCGCCCGGACACGACCACACGGCCCGGCACGACGGGAGCACAGCGGCCGGATGACCACCACCCCCCTGACGACCCCCACCCGCACGCCCTCCCACACCCCCACACCCTGCGCTCCGGCAGACCTTCGTACTTCAAGGAGTCGATCCACCATGGCGAGCGACGCGCCGACCGCCCACGCCCATGTATCCGATCTCGACTGGCTGATGAGCGGCCTCGTACAGCGCGTACCGCACACCACCAGCGCGGTACTCCTCTCCTGCGACGGACTCGTGAAGTCGGTCCACGGACTCGACCCGGACAGCGCCGACCACATGGCGGCGCTCGCCTCCGGCCTCTACTCGCTCGGCCGCAGCGCGGGCGTGCGCTTCGGCGACGGCGGTGAGGTACGCCAGGTCGTCGTCGAACTCGACTCGACCCTGCTGTTCGTCTCCACCGCGGGCTCCGGCACCTGTCTCGCCGTGCTCGCCGGCCGCGAGGCCGACGCGGCGGTGCTCGGCTACGAGATGGCGATGCTGGTCAAGAGCGTCCGTCCGTATCTGATGACCGCGCCCCGGCAGGCCGCCGTGGAACCGCCGGCGATGAGGCCTTGAGCGTGGCCGCGGCCGGCGACGGGCCCTGGCTCGACGACGCGGCCGGACGGCTGGTGCGCCCCTACACGGTCAGCAACGGCCGGACCCGGCCGACCACCGCCCTCGACCTGCTGTCGCAGGTGATGGCCACCGGGGCAACACCTCTGGGCTACCTCGGCCCCGAGCACACCCAGGCACTCGAACTGTGCCGGGCGCCCGTCTCGGTCGCGGAGATCGCCGCACACCTGAAGCTGCCCGCGGCGGTCACCAAGGTGCTGCTCTCCGACCTCGTCGACTGCGGGGCACTGACCACCAAGCCGCCCGAGTTCCACCACAACCCCACTGACCGGTCTCTTCTGGAGGCAGTGCTCGATGGACTACGACGACAGCTCTGATCCCTTCCCCACCGCGCTGAAGATCCTGGTGGCCGGAGGGTTCGGGGTCGGCAAGACGACCTTCGTGGGCGCGGTGAGCGAGATCGCGCCGCTCAGCACGGAGGAGCTGCTCACCACGGTCAGCGCCGCGACCGACAATCTCGACGGCGTCGAGAACAAGGTCGAGACCACCGTGGCGATGGACTTCGGCCGCATCACCCTCGATCCGGAACACGTCCTGTATCTGTTCGGCACACCCGGGCAGCAGCGGTTCTGGTTCATGTGGGACGAGCTGTCCGAGGGCGCGCTCGGTGCGGTGATCCTCGCCGACACCCGTCGCCTGGAGGACTGTTTCGCGGCCGTCGACTTCTTCGAGCAGCGCGGTCTCGGCTTCATCGTCGCCGTCAACGAGTTCGACGGTGCCTACCGCTACGACCCCGAGGAGGTGCGCGCGGCCATCGACCTCGACCCCGAGATCCCCATCGTGCGCTGTGACGCCCGGATCTCCAGTTCGGGCGTGCAGACCCTGCTCACCCTGGTCCGCCACCTCCTCGCCCACGCACCGACGCACGCACCCAGCCGCTGAGCCCGCACCCGGCGTACGCCGTCGACCGCTGAGCCCGCACCCGACCCACGTCCCCCGCCACGGAGCCCACACACCATGACGCCCGCCCCGCACCAGGGAGCCCGTAGATGAGTTACGACCCGCCGCGCCCGGCCGGTCGTCTGCTGCTGACCCCGGAGGACAAGGACGCCCCCGCCCGGGTCGGCCGACTGCGCCGACTGGGCCTGGGGGAGCACACGGAACCCGCCTTCGACGCCTTCGCG is a window of Streptomyces sp. NBC_00271 DNA encoding:
- a CDS encoding TetR/AcrR family transcriptional regulator; the encoded protein is MARVRLSVAERREELLRAAIEQIEARGVAAVRIADVASVLGVSNALVLYHFSTKEKLVAAAFTYAAEDDLAHLRKLLGRRTSALRRLRAAVRWYAPTGQAKGWRLWIEGWAAALREPALQEVTRDLDKQWKAAITEVIAEGVAAGEFECPDPTGAALRLTALLDGLAVQMTAYTGAVSRARAQEWVDEALARELGLAREALTAAVR
- a CDS encoding 5-guanidino-2-oxopentanoate decarboxylase; translation: MEADPRTDLRTDSRTGVLTGGEALVRALAAHDVTQAFGIPGTHNLEIYRHLAAYGVRHATPRHEQGAGYAADGYARVTGRPGVVITTTGPALLNVTAAVGQAYSDSVPLLVVSPGMPLRHPRLSTGLLHEMRSQTEALRGVAAFSHRVSSVAEIGAAVARAFTLFRTRRPRPVHLEVPLDVLTAAETAGPVRLAPATAPTLPDAEAVRRAARALREARRPALVLGGGARGAATACLTLAEACGAPVVTTANGKGVVPERHPLSLGVSLHTESVQKWLVGRDVVLAVGTELAESDFWSPPPALGGTLVRADLDPDQMHSGLPTDIALVGDARASLEGLLSEMGLHARVRHDIPGPRGGVDEVAAVRDARYAGSAARDARWIPYLRAIRAVLADDAVITSDSAQCCYYGALPHLPLGPAGRYLHPTGFGTLGYALPAALGAKVACPERQVVALSGDGGLQFTVQELATAAQLRLPLPVVVFDNGGYGEIRDEMAARGDRPTAVDLAPVDLPALARAYGGQGTRVCHPDELALALTEALRTPGPTLIAVPEETR
- a CDS encoding sensor histidine kinase, whose translation is MSHLRAPAARADRREGGRHGRPVARTVHPQPEARLRPQLLRLAVLPPIAVALSGVAAVLFTVRSTGARPGVVLWAVLAGAGCVALAGILIAAVGADRAATSVRERIGTLRRGSARTEADLRAVVEGLRRGESPPTPKPRQRPKPDADEFELLAADLSRAHDGAVTAVVQAAQLSSQAGSEQKVEVFVNLARRLQSLVHREISILDELENEIEDPDLLKGLFHVDHLATRIRRHAENLAVLGGAVSRRQWSNPVSMTEVLRSAIAEVEQYSRVKLVPPIDGTLRGHAVADVIHLLAELVENATVFSAPHTQVLLRAGLVTSGLAVEVEDRGLGMPLGEQNKMNALLTDPDQVNVASLLQDGRIGLFVVSQLARRHGIHVRLQTNIYGGVQAVLVVPQALLGAAPGALGDVSQAQSQQTQQPKARGPRPPAGPQAGPTAPVSSAGATVASVPRQAQRDQMPPAALGTGGSGPAPLPVRGARAERPNPAEALPGIRPDDRPAVAENAAMPPTPRKGAVRGTMGKPQLPKRRAQEHIAPQLRDGPVPRQDPEQVVGHDPGLMAAFQRGIGLAEAQHAEKRRTEAPHIEAPPMDRPHPDLPHSDLLYGDPPHPDLRHLDPLPPLDVIRVDQTSTGAPRIADAHTAHAPAPREAHGTPDNAPAPGHDHTARHDGSTAAG
- a CDS encoding MBL fold metallo-hydrolase, whose amino-acid sequence is MTGFRTLSSGLRALQPAAFGADPGGERMERIRRSPNFADGVFQNPVSARTRPDGSMLEFAKIFFRKEERAHRAPAGTVPVYPTTLADLAKPAASRLRITWMGHSSVLAEIDGHRVLFDPVWGERCSPFNFVGPKRLHPVPLPLAALGPVDVVVISHDHYDHLDLPSIKALADTDTVFAVPLGVGAHLEHWGVSPDRVRELDWNESTKVGGISLTATPARHFCGRGLRNTQHTLWASWVVTGDEHRIYHSGDTGYFEGFKDIGAEHGPFDITMIQIGAYSEFWPDIHMTPEEGMRTHLDLQGGQPTGVMLPIHWATFNLATHPWVEPGEGTMAAAHAVGARVALPRPGQPFEPTAGTVPAEPWWRGVAVPPRGGWPAVEKSGVDASASNTPSDVMGEASEGTGEPETVPAS
- a CDS encoding DUF742 domain-containing protein; translated protein: MAAAGDGPWLDDAAGRLVRPYTVSNGRTRPTTALDLLSQVMATGATPLGYLGPEHTQALELCRAPVSVAEIAAHLKLPAAVTKVLLSDLVDCGALTTKPPEFHHNPTDRSLLEAVLDGLRRQL
- a CDS encoding roadblock/LC7 domain-containing protein, with amino-acid sequence MASDAPTAHAHVSDLDWLMSGLVQRVPHTTSAVLLSCDGLVKSVHGLDPDSADHMAALASGLYSLGRSAGVRFGDGGEVRQVVVELDSTLLFVSTAGSGTCLAVLAGREADAAVLGYEMAMLVKSVRPYLMTAPRQAAVEPPAMRP
- a CDS encoding DUF6250 domain-containing protein — translated: MTTRRAFATLAAGAALSTLAPATTASASPRHRRGRLIAHDGFRRGLGQWVTELQDGGTVTASHGVLEIDVPSGATVWFKQRLEGPYVIEYTATPVSEGGLNDRVSDLNNFWNAIDVRSPDDLFATPRGGALAEYDYLKTYYVGYGANTNTTTRLRRYVGEPGVRPLVYDYTEPLLTANEPNRVRIVSDGSTVRWWNNGRLVFDYGDPEPYASGHFAFRTTWSHFRIEGFRVWRLFNHS
- a CDS encoding Glu/Leu/Phe/Val dehydrogenase dimerization domain-containing protein; protein product: MTTPTTTPPTAPSAAPPTPPSTAPLITLTWTDHVTGRPGYLVVDRLVRGVSSGGLRMRAGCTLDEVAGLARGMTMKEALHYNPEGRYIPLGGAKGGIDCDPQDPAAYGLLVRYLRAMRPYIESFWTTGEDLGLTQDLVDRAAEEAGLVSSIQAVYPLLDDETTARRRLADAFAVDVDGIGLDELVGGCGVAESVLAALDRAGVAHAGTRVAVQGLGTMGGATARFLSRAGLAIVAVADVKGTIANPDGLDIDALLAARDAYGTVDRGALRPADQELPGDAWLSMDAEVLVPAAVSYAIDTENQRQIGARWIVEAANMPVLPEAEELLAARGVVVLPDVVVNSGTNAWWWWTLFGDIGADADEAFAYTRRSMRDLIDRMLARAEADGTTPRAAAHAIVADRLPVIAERFGWYR
- a CDS encoding GTP-binding protein, producing MDYDDSSDPFPTALKILVAGGFGVGKTTFVGAVSEIAPLSTEELLTTVSAATDNLDGVENKVETTVAMDFGRITLDPEHVLYLFGTPGQQRFWFMWDELSEGALGAVILADTRRLEDCFAAVDFFEQRGLGFIVAVNEFDGAYRYDPEEVRAAIDLDPEIPIVRCDARISSSGVQTLLTLVRHLLAHAPTHAPSR
- a CDS encoding SGNH/GDSL hydrolase family protein, with translation MIGSYVAVGDSFTEGVGDPGPDGAFVGWADRFAVLLADRRPEGDFTYTNLAVRGKLLDQIVEDQLRGAKELAPDLVSFCAGGNDIIRPGTDPDEVAERFERAVADLTSAVGTVLVTTGFDTRTVPVLKHLRGKIATYNGHVRAIADRYGCPVLDLWSLKTIQDRRAWDGDRLHLSPEGHTRVALRAGQVLGLEVPADPDQPWPPLPPRGTLEVRRDNIHWAREYLVPWIGRRLRGESSGDHVAAKGSLSPDDIKMRIESVA